The following proteins come from a genomic window of Flavobacterium crocinum:
- a CDS encoding amino acid permease, which produces MKKEHENVEESQLKRGLTNRHIQLIALGGSIGTGLFLGIGPAAVLAGPSVILGYAIAGIIAFFIMRQLGEMVVEEPVSGSFSYFAYKYCGSFAGFASGWNYWILYILVSMAELTAIGVYVQFWWPEIPLWTSSLFFFLVINALNFASVKVYGETEFWFSIIKVVAIIAMILFGTYLLVSGTGGEQATIHNLYNDGGFFPKGIFEKTATGDFQGLLSAMALIMFSFGGLELIGITAAEAENPEKNIPKATNQVIYRILIFYVGALVILFALSPWRQITTDSSPFVMVFQNLNGMEFELFGNKIYFTRLIANVLNLIVLTAALSVYNSSVYSNSRMLFGLADQGSAPQFLKKLNKQSVPVNAILISSCFAAICILINKVIPEEAFSILMSLVVSCLVINWVMISYTHLQFRRTKDRENIKTKFASIFYPVSNYICFVFLLGILSIMWMTNMKVSVELIPIWLGILFVFYKIFKTNK; this is translated from the coding sequence GTGAAAAAAGAACATGAAAATGTAGAAGAAAGTCAGCTTAAACGCGGGCTGACTAATCGCCACATTCAGTTAATTGCTTTAGGAGGATCAATAGGAACAGGCCTTTTCCTTGGTATTGGTCCGGCAGCCGTATTAGCGGGTCCATCAGTTATTTTGGGATACGCAATTGCTGGAATTATCGCCTTTTTTATTATGAGACAACTCGGTGAAATGGTTGTCGAAGAACCTGTTTCAGGAAGTTTCAGCTATTTTGCTTATAAATATTGCGGTTCTTTTGCAGGTTTTGCATCGGGCTGGAATTATTGGATTTTGTATATTTTAGTGAGTATGGCTGAACTTACAGCCATTGGGGTTTATGTGCAGTTCTGGTGGCCCGAAATTCCGCTGTGGACATCCAGTTTATTTTTCTTTCTGGTAATTAATGCTTTGAATTTTGCATCCGTAAAAGTTTATGGAGAAACAGAATTTTGGTTTTCAATTATAAAAGTGGTTGCTATTATTGCTATGATTCTTTTTGGTACTTACTTATTGGTAAGTGGAACAGGAGGAGAACAGGCCACTATTCATAATTTATATAATGATGGAGGTTTCTTTCCAAAAGGGATCTTTGAAAAAACAGCAACTGGAGATTTTCAAGGTTTATTGTCAGCTATGGCGCTGATTATGTTTTCTTTTGGAGGATTAGAACTAATTGGAATTACCGCAGCTGAGGCAGAAAATCCGGAAAAAAACATTCCAAAAGCAACCAATCAGGTTATCTATAGAATCCTGATATTTTATGTGGGAGCATTGGTTATTCTATTTGCTTTATCACCCTGGAGACAAATCACTACAGACAGCAGTCCGTTTGTGATGGTTTTTCAAAACTTAAACGGAATGGAATTTGAGCTGTTTGGCAACAAAATATACTTTACGCGTCTTATTGCCAATGTGCTTAATTTAATTGTTTTAACTGCCGCTTTATCTGTATATAACAGTAGTGTTTACAGCAATTCACGCATGTTATTCGGTTTAGCAGATCAGGGTAGTGCGCCTCAATTTTTAAAGAAGCTAAACAAACAATCGGTGCCTGTAAATGCTATTTTAATTTCTTCTTGTTTTGCCGCAATCTGTATATTAATCAATAAAGTGATTCCTGAAGAGGCTTTTAGTATTTTAATGTCTTTAGTAGTTTCCTGCTTAGTGATCAACTGGGTTATGATTTCGTATACACATCTGCAATTTAGACGTACAAAAGACAGAGAAAATATAAAAACCAAGTTCGCATCTATATTTTATCCGGTAAGCAATTATATCTGTTTTGTGTTTTTACTGGGTATTTTATCCATTATGTGGATGACGAATATGAAAGTATCCGTAGAATTAATTCCTATTTGGCTGGGTATTTTGTTTGTGTTTTATAAAATTTTTAAAACAAATAAATAA
- a CDS encoding MEDS domain-containing protein yields MNKQAPFSVCGESLSAPMHICGFFDSREQQYEVIIPYILEGLEANDKVINILEGNRHGEHCRCLTDNGVSITEKLLSGQLEVLASENTYINGGKFVADEMYDLLEKSLLSSSRAGYDSVRACGDMVWALKNLPGTDELLEYEARLNLLTPKHSCSLICMYDISSFNESTLKDILLTHPYVIKDGKISKNPLYVEPSALLSSLSDLRSGSVKS; encoded by the coding sequence ATGAACAAACAGGCACCTTTTTCAGTATGTGGAGAATCATTGTCAGCTCCAATGCATATTTGTGGTTTTTTCGATTCGAGAGAACAACAATATGAAGTAATTATCCCTTATATTTTGGAGGGATTGGAAGCGAATGATAAAGTCATTAACATCCTCGAAGGAAACCGTCATGGTGAGCATTGTCGCTGTTTGACTGATAACGGAGTATCGATTACTGAAAAACTGCTTAGCGGTCAATTGGAAGTTCTGGCTTCTGAAAACACTTATATAAATGGTGGTAAGTTTGTTGCAGATGAAATGTATGATTTGCTGGAAAAGTCTTTATTATCATCTTCAAGAGCGGGGTATGATAGTGTTAGAGCGTGTGGTGATATGGTGTGGGCACTCAAAAACCTGCCAGGAACAGACGAACTGTTAGAATATGAAGCCAGACTGAATCTACTAACTCCAAAACATTCTTGTTCCTTAATTTGTATGTACGATATCAGTAGCTTTAACGAAAGTACACTTAAAGATATATTGCTTACACATCCTTACGTAATCAAAGATGGAAAGATTAGCAAAAATCCATTATATGTTGAGCCTTCGGCATTACTTTCTAGTCTTTCAGATTTGCGGTCAGGTTCGGTAAAATCTTAA
- a CDS encoding aldo/keto reductase encodes MNSQNQKNEINRRRFLQNSAKFVAAGMYLGVFGMPELFGNVLTEDKASQGIPDVKLNNGLKMPLLGFGTYGLRGELCQQSVADAIASGYRLIDTAKVYGNEEEVGKAIKQSGIDRKQLFVTSKLWVDDAGYENAKKGFEETLRKLGLEYLDLYLIHRPRGDVKGSWKAMEELYNQGKIKAIGISNFDSAQMADLLSYAKIKPAVNQIETHAYFQQINDYNVLKKHNIQMQAWAPFAEGRNGLFTNEVLTQIAKKYGKTTAQVSLRWHYQRGIVAIPRSSQKGHIIENLDIFDFKLDTADLKAIEKLDLNKTQFPEWS; translated from the coding sequence ATGAATTCTCAAAACCAAAAAAATGAAATAAACCGACGTAGATTTCTACAAAACAGTGCAAAATTTGTAGCTGCCGGAATGTATTTAGGTGTATTTGGTATGCCTGAATTATTTGGAAATGTGCTAACAGAAGATAAAGCTTCACAAGGTATTCCGGATGTTAAACTGAATAATGGTTTAAAAATGCCTTTACTAGGATTTGGAACCTACGGACTCCGCGGAGAATTGTGTCAACAATCTGTTGCAGATGCGATAGCATCAGGTTATCGTCTTATTGATACGGCAAAAGTATATGGAAATGAAGAGGAAGTAGGCAAAGCAATAAAACAAAGTGGCATTGACCGAAAGCAACTTTTTGTAACTTCAAAACTATGGGTTGATGATGCCGGTTATGAAAATGCTAAAAAAGGTTTTGAAGAAACACTTAGAAAATTAGGATTGGAATATCTGGATTTGTACCTGATACATCGCCCAAGAGGAGATGTGAAAGGATCCTGGAAAGCCATGGAGGAACTTTATAATCAAGGAAAAATAAAAGCTATTGGTATTAGTAATTTCGATTCCGCTCAAATGGCAGATCTTTTGTCTTATGCCAAAATAAAACCAGCTGTGAATCAGATTGAAACTCATGCTTATTTTCAACAAATCAATGATTATAATGTGCTCAAAAAACATAATATCCAGATGCAGGCATGGGCGCCTTTTGCAGAAGGACGCAATGGACTTTTTACAAACGAAGTTTTAACTCAGATTGCTAAAAAATACGGCAAAACCACGGCTCAAGTTAGTTTAAGATGGCATTATCAGCGCGGTATTGTGGCTATTCCAAGATCTTCGCAAAAAGGACATATTATAGAAAATCTCGATATTTTTGATTTTAAACTGGATACTGCCGATCTAAAAGCGATTGAAAAGCTTGACTTAAATAAAACGCAGTTTCCGGAATGGAGTTAA
- a CDS encoding outer membrane beta-barrel protein: MKKYHLLVVFFLFSLAVSAQGSQSFLLNLYGGYTFSDRVDFDSSYAKVEDGFEYGIGLEYFIMDNASVELKYNRLDTNMPLYTKVPLNEGSISPGTQVNAGDDKGAINYILADYTYYFGSSSQKALPFLGAGAGVAILETPRSGNGTYFAWEIKGGVKVKTNSPLSINLHAYLQSMSAAVGYDYYWDYYWGPVAVNDYVSTFQFGLGFSLSYNFSK; this comes from the coding sequence ATGAAAAAGTATCATTTATTAGTTGTCTTTTTTTTGTTTTCACTGGCGGTGTCGGCACAAGGCAGCCAGTCGTTTTTGCTTAATCTGTACGGAGGATATACTTTTTCCGACAGAGTGGATTTTGACTCTTCCTACGCTAAGGTAGAAGATGGTTTTGAGTATGGAATAGGTCTGGAATATTTTATAATGGATAATGCTTCGGTAGAGTTAAAATATAACAGACTGGATACCAATATGCCTTTGTATACAAAAGTTCCTTTAAACGAAGGCAGCATTTCTCCTGGAACTCAGGTTAATGCCGGAGATGATAAAGGTGCGATTAATTACATACTGGCAGATTATACCTATTATTTTGGTTCAAGCTCTCAGAAGGCACTTCCTTTTCTTGGTGCGGGTGCGGGGGTAGCCATACTGGAAACACCAAGGAGTGGCAATGGAACGTATTTTGCCTGGGAGATTAAAGGTGGTGTGAAAGTAAAAACCAATTCGCCATTGTCTATTAATCTTCATGCTTATCTACAGTCTATGTCTGCAGCGGTTGGATATGATTATTACTGGGACTATTATTGGGGTCCTGTGGCCGTTAATGATTATGTTTCAACATTTCAGTTTGGACTTGGGTTTTCTTTAAGTTATAATTTCAGTAAATAA
- a CDS encoding serine hydrolase domain-containing protein, with translation MKTIVLLFTFLINLSVYSQSNGFEKDLDNLFKNNFSEKTPGCSVLISQNGEVVYKKAFGCANLELNVPLESKSVFSIASITKQFTAVSILQLVEKGKIDLDDPLEKYIESFKGKNIRIHHLLSHTSGLKDYLQVETNQKFGERMDYTPIELISVFEKLPLEFEPGTAYKYCNSDYILLGFIIEKVSGLKYADYLKKNIFEPLKMEHTYYDSDENIIPNRVSGYFKDGDNYKKAEFWSATIGYSAGGLLSDTADLEKWNNGLMSYSILSKELLNQAVSSYKLKDGTLVNYGFGWNINSDNPIKKIDHGGNKNGFTSYAGYFPEKNLYVVLLFNSEDAPRDELSIRVPEIMIGKSFQTKIALTDENLKKYIGKYQLVSDPGRTITITKEKTGLVAAISGQGKFNLIFQSQTQFQFSNLLDAHCEFRLSGENTESIIVKQNGTFEWRKIR, from the coding sequence ATGAAAACAATTGTTTTACTTTTTACATTTTTAATAAACTTAAGTGTTTACAGCCAGTCTAACGGATTTGAGAAGGATCTGGACAATCTTTTTAAAAATAATTTTTCAGAGAAAACCCCTGGATGTTCTGTTCTCATATCGCAAAATGGCGAAGTGGTTTACAAAAAAGCTTTTGGCTGCGCGAACTTAGAATTAAATGTTCCTTTAGAATCTAAATCGGTTTTTAGTATTGCTTCCATTACAAAACAATTTACTGCCGTATCTATACTTCAGCTGGTTGAAAAAGGAAAAATAGATCTCGATGATCCTTTGGAAAAGTACATTGAAAGTTTCAAGGGCAAAAATATTCGAATTCATCATCTTTTGTCACATACTTCAGGACTTAAAGATTATTTGCAAGTTGAGACAAATCAAAAATTTGGTGAGAGAATGGACTACACACCAATAGAATTAATTAGTGTATTCGAAAAATTACCTCTGGAGTTTGAACCCGGAACAGCATATAAATATTGTAATTCAGATTATATACTTTTAGGTTTTATTATCGAAAAGGTAAGCGGTCTGAAATATGCCGATTATTTAAAAAAGAATATTTTTGAGCCTTTAAAGATGGAGCATACTTATTATGACAGTGACGAAAATATTATTCCAAATCGTGTTTCAGGATATTTTAAAGACGGGGATAACTATAAAAAAGCAGAATTCTGGAGCGCAACAATAGGCTATTCAGCCGGAGGGCTTCTTTCTGATACAGCTGATTTGGAGAAATGGAATAATGGATTGATGTCTTATAGTATTTTAAGTAAAGAGCTGTTGAATCAGGCCGTTAGTTCTTATAAACTTAAAGATGGCACGCTTGTCAATTATGGTTTTGGGTGGAATATCAACAGTGATAATCCTATTAAAAAAATAGATCACGGCGGTAATAAAAATGGCTTTACGTCTTATGCAGGTTATTTTCCTGAAAAAAATCTTTATGTAGTATTACTTTTTAATTCCGAAGATGCTCCCAGAGATGAACTTTCAATTCGGGTACCCGAAATTATGATAGGAAAATCATTTCAGACAAAAATAGCCTTAACAGATGAAAATCTTAAAAAATATATAGGGAAATATCAGCTGGTTTCGGATCCGGGCAGAACTATTACTATTACAAAAGAAAAAACGGGATTGGTTGCCGCTATTTCGGGTCAGGGTAAATTTAATCTTATTTTCCAGTCTCAGACTCAGTTTCAGTTCTCTAATTTATTAGATGCACATTGTGAATTCAGGCTTTCCGGTGAAAATACAGAGAGTATCATTGTAAAGCAAAACGGTACATTCGAATGGAGAAAGATTCGTTGA
- a CDS encoding DUF2141 domain-containing protein, with amino-acid sequence MIKFFVSVFLFSSSLALAQNSNLTVSVSNLKDNTGVLVAELYNSKETFLKKTYKTGSSSIKSNAALVHFAGIPNGEYTVLVYQDKNSNGKLDKYFIGMPKEPVACSNNAKGFMGPPKYEDAKFNVAAPETKIYIKMSTAH; translated from the coding sequence ATGATAAAATTCTTCGTTTCTGTTTTTCTGTTTAGCAGCAGCTTGGCATTGGCACAAAACTCAAATCTTACAGTTAGCGTTTCTAATTTAAAAGATAATACAGGAGTATTAGTTGCAGAATTATATAATTCTAAAGAGACCTTTCTGAAAAAGACATACAAAACGGGTTCATCCTCAATAAAATCAAATGCTGCATTAGTTCATTTTGCAGGAATTCCAAACGGTGAATATACCGTTTTGGTTTATCAGGACAAGAATAGTAATGGCAAACTGGACAAATATTTTATAGGAATGCCAAAAGAACCGGTAGCGTGCTCAAATAATGCAAAAGGATTTATGGGACCACCTAAATATGAAGACGCAAAATTTAATGTAGCTGCACCCGAGACAAAAATTTATATCAAGATGAGTACTGCTCATTAA
- a CDS encoding DUF1826 domain-containing protein, giving the protein MSNTFSDSNQIGVVSTFSDLVHTHFKGEMNALCWYRTLDGDFKEIVEKLSLKENITEVSTEDLIALQLSEKGKTAREIILNDLQLLTDFGASPSLNLLKCYERDDEFDFISTDVYSFHVDRSPIATDTFLCTYHGAASDIVANSQTEQKILIPEIRTKLKELHDGPDEEFEDFLKENFFDLHYQLHENAEPVNLGLGHLWRLAVDHPKQEVLPCVHRAPVENDGEYRLLLIC; this is encoded by the coding sequence ATGAGCAATACATTTTCTGATAGCAACCAAATTGGAGTAGTTTCTACTTTCTCTGATCTTGTGCATACCCATTTCAAAGGAGAAATGAATGCACTTTGCTGGTACAGAACTTTGGATGGTGATTTTAAAGAGATTGTAGAAAAGTTATCTTTAAAAGAAAATATAACAGAAGTTTCTACTGAAGATCTAATCGCGCTTCAACTCTCAGAAAAAGGTAAAACAGCAAGAGAAATAATTTTAAACGATTTACAATTATTAACTGATTTTGGCGCTTCACCTTCTCTTAATTTGCTGAAATGCTATGAACGTGATGATGAATTCGATTTCATCTCTACTGATGTGTATTCGTTTCATGTAGATCGTTCGCCTATTGCAACAGATACTTTTTTATGTACCTATCACGGAGCAGCAAGTGATATTGTTGCTAATTCTCAGACAGAACAAAAGATTCTGATTCCGGAAATTCGGACAAAGTTAAAAGAACTACATGATGGACCAGACGAAGAATTCGAAGACTTTTTAAAAGAGAATTTTTTCGATTTGCATTATCAGCTTCATGAAAATGCAGAACCTGTTAATTTAGGATTAGGACATCTGTGGCGACTGGCTGTAGATCATCCAAAACAAGAAGTCTTACCTTGTGTTCATAGAGCACCAGTAGAAAATGATGGAGAATATCGGTTGTTGTTGATTTGTTAA
- a CDS encoding efflux RND transporter permease subunit has protein sequence MFNKFIHRPVFAIIISIIIVFLGTLSIKQLPISQFPQIAPTTVNIFIAYPGASADVLVKSTLITLENSLNGTEGVRYMATDATSAGEATLRIIFEPGTDPNEAVIRVKTRVDQVMPLLPELVQREGVVITPIQPSMLMYVNLYSKNKSMDEKFLYNYADVKMIPEISRVKGVARTQILGSRKYAMRVWLNPDRMRAYKISVEEVMEALQEQSIIGRPGRLGQSSGIAAQSLEYVLTYKGRYDEPKEYENVIVRANSEGESIRLKDIAKVELGSEFFDIYSNLDGHPSAAIVLKQNYGSNASDVINAVKAKLEEMKGSFPPGMDYKISYDVSQFLDASIDQVVHTLRDAFILVALVVFIFLGDWRSTLIPIIAVPVSLVGAFFVIQLFGMSINLVTLFSLVLAIGIVVDNAIVVVEAVHAKFEEFPHITPYHAVKLVLGEIGGAIIAITAVMVSVFIPVSFMSGPVGTFYRQFSVTMSSSIIISAIVALTLTPVLCAILLKNNHGKEKKGNILTKSLDAFNAWFERLTGKYVTVLKSIVSRRVLTFGILIAFCAFIFVENQVLPSGFIPSEDQGTIYGIIQTPPGATLERTNQVAQKLQKICESVEGVESVSSLAGYEIMTEGRGSNAGTCLINLKSWSDRKHSVTEIMEELEKKSKNLGAVVEFFEPPAIPGFGSSGGFSMRLLDKTTSTNYQEFDKINKQFMTELGKRKELSGLFTFFAANYPQYELEINNDLAMQKGVSIGKAMENLNILIGSTYEQGFIKFGRFFKLYVQSDPKFRRLPSDVLNLFVKNDHGEMVPYSAFMTLKKTQGPNEVTRYNMYNSAAIQGQPAKGYTTADAIKAVQETALKTLPKGYDIAWEGLSYDEAAKGNESLYIFLVVLAFVYFVLAAQYESFIIPLSVILSIPVGILGSFVILQMMGLQNDIYAQIGLIMLVGLLGKNAVLIVEFAVLKHQQGATILEAAIEGAKVRFRPILMTSFAFIAGLIPLIFASGAGAIGNRTIGGSALGGMLFGTIFGVIIVPGLYYIFGSMAEGRKLIKGEEESSLSDEFMHHVDDFSKNNQIDENEE, from the coding sequence ATGTTTAATAAATTTATACATAGACCCGTATTTGCAATTATAATTTCGATTATAATTGTCTTTCTAGGTACGCTGTCCATCAAACAGCTTCCTATATCGCAATTTCCACAAATTGCGCCCACCACTGTAAATATCTTTATTGCGTATCCCGGAGCAAGTGCCGATGTATTGGTGAAATCTACCTTAATTACTTTAGAAAATTCTCTTAACGGTACAGAAGGTGTCCGTTACATGGCAACAGATGCTACAAGTGCCGGAGAAGCAACACTCAGAATAATATTTGAACCGGGAACCGATCCTAATGAAGCCGTAATCAGGGTTAAAACAAGAGTCGATCAGGTAATGCCATTATTACCTGAACTGGTTCAACGAGAAGGAGTTGTAATTACTCCTATTCAGCCTAGTATGTTGATGTATGTGAACCTTTATTCGAAAAACAAAAGCATGGATGAGAAGTTTCTCTACAACTATGCCGATGTAAAAATGATTCCCGAAATCAGCCGTGTAAAAGGGGTTGCGAGAACGCAAATACTAGGAAGCCGTAAATATGCAATGCGTGTATGGCTGAATCCTGACAGAATGAGAGCTTATAAAATTTCTGTTGAAGAAGTTATGGAAGCGCTTCAGGAACAAAGTATTATTGGTCGTCCCGGACGACTGGGACAAAGTTCCGGAATTGCAGCACAGTCCTTAGAATATGTACTGACTTACAAAGGACGATACGACGAGCCTAAAGAATATGAAAATGTTATTGTACGTGCCAATTCTGAAGGAGAAAGTATTCGCCTGAAAGATATTGCAAAAGTAGAATTAGGAAGTGAATTCTTTGATATTTACTCGAATCTGGATGGACATCCTTCTGCAGCAATTGTATTAAAACAAAATTACGGAAGTAATGCCAGCGATGTAATCAATGCCGTTAAAGCAAAACTGGAAGAAATGAAAGGCAGCTTCCCGCCAGGAATGGATTATAAAATCAGTTATGACGTTTCGCAGTTCCTGGATGCTTCTATCGATCAGGTAGTACATACTTTGAGAGACGCCTTCATCCTGGTTGCTTTAGTGGTATTTATATTTTTAGGTGACTGGCGTTCGACTTTAATCCCAATTATTGCTGTTCCGGTTTCTTTGGTTGGCGCTTTCTTTGTGATTCAGCTTTTTGGAATGTCTATCAATTTGGTGACTTTATTCTCTTTGGTATTAGCGATCGGTATCGTGGTAGATAATGCCATTGTCGTCGTGGAGGCCGTCCATGCCAAGTTTGAAGAATTTCCGCATATTACGCCTTATCATGCAGTGAAACTGGTATTGGGCGAAATTGGAGGTGCTATTATCGCTATTACTGCCGTAATGGTATCTGTGTTTATTCCTGTTTCGTTCATGTCAGGACCGGTGGGAACTTTTTACAGACAGTTCTCGGTTACTATGTCCAGTTCGATTATTATCTCCGCAATTGTAGCTTTGACCCTTACTCCTGTTCTCTGTGCTATCCTTTTGAAAAACAATCATGGAAAAGAGAAAAAAGGAAACATATTGACAAAATCTTTAGATGCTTTTAATGCTTGGTTTGAAAGACTTACCGGAAAATATGTGACAGTTCTAAAATCAATTGTAAGCAGGCGTGTATTGACTTTTGGAATCCTGATTGCATTCTGTGCTTTTATTTTTGTAGAAAATCAGGTATTGCCTTCCGGATTTATTCCAAGTGAAGATCAGGGAACTATTTACGGAATTATTCAGACACCACCGGGAGCTACTTTGGAAAGAACCAATCAGGTAGCACAAAAATTACAGAAAATCTGCGAAAGCGTTGAAGGAGTTGAATCGGTTTCATCATTGGCAGGTTATGAAATTATGACTGAAGGTCGAGGATCTAATGCAGGAACCTGTCTGATTAACTTAAAATCATGGTCTGACAGAAAACATTCTGTAACAGAAATCATGGAAGAACTGGAGAAGAAATCAAAAAATCTGGGAGCTGTTGTGGAATTTTTTGAACCGCCTGCAATTCCGGGATTTGGTTCTTCAGGAGGTTTCTCTATGCGTTTACTAGACAAAACGACGAGTACCAATTATCAGGAATTCGATAAAATCAACAAACAATTTATGACTGAATTAGGGAAACGTAAAGAGCTTTCGGGTTTGTTTACTTTCTTCGCTGCCAATTATCCACAGTATGAACTGGAAATTAATAATGATTTGGCGATGCAAAAAGGAGTTTCTATTGGTAAAGCCATGGAAAACCTGAATATTTTAATCGGAAGTACTTACGAACAAGGATTCATCAAATTCGGGCGTTTCTTTAAATTGTATGTACAGTCTGATCCAAAATTCAGAAGACTTCCTTCAGATGTACTGAATCTTTTTGTAAAAAATGATCATGGTGAAATGGTACCCTACTCTGCTTTTATGACGCTTAAGAAAACGCAGGGACCAAATGAGGTAACGCGATACAATATGTACAACTCTGCAGCTATTCAGGGGCAACCTGCAAAAGGATACACCACTGCAGATGCCATTAAAGCCGTGCAGGAAACCGCTCTTAAGACACTTCCAAAAGGCTATGATATTGCCTGGGAAGGTTTATCTTATGATGAAGCCGCAAAAGGAAATGAATCACTTTACATCTTCCTTGTTGTATTGGCATTCGTGTATTTTGTTCTTGCTGCACAATACGAAAGCTTTATTATTCCGCTGTCTGTAATTTTATCTATTCCTGTTGGAATTTTAGGCTCTTTTGTAATTCTTCAAATGATGGGATTACAAAACGATATTTATGCGCAAATCGGACTAATCATGCTTGTCGGACTGCTGGGAAAAAATGCCGTACTGATAGTTGAATTTGCGGTGCTCAAGCATCAGCAGGGCGCTACAATACTCGAAGCGGCTATTGAAGGTGCAAAAGTACGTTTCAGACCAATCTTAATGACGTCATTTGCTTTTATTGCCGGTTTAATTCCTTTGATTTTTGCTTCAGGTGCCGGTGCAATTGGTAACAGAACTATTGGAGGTTCTGCGCTTGGAGGAATGCTTTTCGGGACTATTTTCGGTGTGATTATCGTTCCGGGACTTTACTACATCTTTGGTTCGATGGCCGAAGGCAGAAAACTAATTAAAGGAGAAGAAGAAAGTTCATTGTCTGATGAATTTATGCATCATGTAGATGATTTTTCGAAAAACAATCAAATAGATGAAAATGAAGAATAA
- a CDS encoding efflux RND transporter periplasmic adaptor subunit: MKRIFMIMSLCALVFAGCNSKKEEEKEEKTKFVVTTPIERDTTITKDYVSQIHSIQHIEIRAQERGYLEKIYVDEGQMVKKGQLLFKIMPALYEAEMKKSKAEVSFSAIEYQNAKKLADEKVVSPNELAMAKAKLEKADAELALSKVHLQFTEIRAPFDGIIDKFHVRQGSLVDEGELLTELADNSSMWVYYNVPESEYLDYQEKAEKSGKMKVNLLMANNKKFPYSGVVETIEADFDNETGNIPFRAVFPNPKRLLRHGETGSIQMPIELKNAMLIPQKATFEVLDKKYVYVIDKNNTVKSREVVIAAEMPHLFVIKEGLSINDKILLEGLRLVKENDKIDYEVVKPQSVMSNLELYAE; encoded by the coding sequence ATGAAAAGAATTTTCATGATCATGAGTTTGTGCGCCTTAGTTTTTGCTGGCTGTAACTCCAAAAAAGAAGAAGAAAAAGAAGAAAAAACCAAATTTGTGGTTACAACTCCAATCGAAAGAGATACTACAATTACAAAAGATTACGTATCGCAGATACATTCCATCCAACATATCGAGATAAGAGCTCAGGAACGCGGTTATCTCGAAAAAATCTATGTTGACGAAGGACAAATGGTAAAAAAAGGTCAGCTGTTATTTAAAATTATGCCTGCACTTTACGAAGCAGAAATGAAAAAATCGAAAGCAGAAGTAAGTTTCAGCGCGATTGAATACCAAAATGCAAAAAAATTAGCCGATGAAAAAGTGGTTTCGCCAAACGAACTGGCAATGGCAAAAGCAAAACTGGAAAAAGCAGACGCCGAACTGGCTTTAAGCAAAGTGCATCTTCAGTTTACAGAAATCAGAGCGCCTTTTGACGGTATTATAGACAAATTTCATGTGCGTCAGGGAAGTTTGGTTGATGAAGGAGAATTGCTGACAGAACTGGCAGACAACAGTTCGATGTGGGTATATTATAATGTTCCGGAATCTGAATATCTGGATTATCAGGAAAAGGCTGAAAAAAGCGGCAAAATGAAAGTCAATCTTTTGATGGCCAATAACAAAAAATTCCCTTATTCCGGAGTGGTTGAAACTATCGAAGCTGATTTCGATAATGAAACCGGAAACATTCCATTTAGAGCCGTTTTTCCTAATCCAAAAAGATTATTAAGACATGGCGAAACCGGAAGTATCCAAATGCCGATTGAACTGAAAAATGCCATGCTGATACCTCAGAAAGCAACTTTCGAGGTTTTAGATAAAAAATATGTTTACGTAATTGACAAAAACAATACTGTAAAATCAAGAGAGGTGGTTATTGCTGCCGAAATGCCACATTTATTTGTTATTAAAGAAGGTTTATCAATCAATGATAAAATACTTTTAGAGGGACTTCGTCTTGTGAAAGAAAATGACAAAATAGACTACGAAGTGGTAAAACCTCAATCGGTTATGTCCAATTTAGAGCTATATGCAGAATAA